A single region of the Maylandia zebra isolate NMK-2024a linkage group LG17, Mzebra_GT3a, whole genome shotgun sequence genome encodes:
- the LOC143413351 gene encoding uncharacterized protein LOC143413351 → MGLLGAIGFSLALITLTQTHEGAEGCKILSASASNASSILVKWEKHAGATSYILELREKNSPQSAPITAPIFGHQTERNVYGLKPGTEYNVTVKAFVFFSVACVNSTLASTVI, encoded by the exons ATGGGGTTGTTGGGAGCCATAGGCTTTTCTTTAGCTTTGATAACTCTAACTCAG aCACATGAAGGTGCAGAAg GGTGCAAAATCTTGTCAGCAAGTGCCTCAAATGCATCATCAATTCTAGTAAAATGGGAAAAGCACGCTGGAGCGACCAGTTATATTTTGGAGCTTCGAGAGAAAAACTCTCCGCAGTCTGCACCGATTACAGCGCCCATATTCGGACACCAGACTGAAAGGAACGTCTATGGTCTAAAACCAGGAACTGAGTATAATGTGACTGTCAAAGCTTTTGTCTTCTTCAGTGTGGCGTGTGTGAATTCAACCCTGGCTTCCACAG tgatttaa